One Oncorhynchus clarkii lewisi isolate Uvic-CL-2024 chromosome 32, UVic_Ocla_1.0, whole genome shotgun sequence DNA window includes the following coding sequences:
- the LOC139392378 gene encoding polyhomeotic-like protein 1 isoform X3, giving the protein MVNVTTSGGGAITSTRAIGPGSSGTSTISQSVLLGGSAAGQGQMYLRVNRSLRAPLSSQLIFMPGSTATAAMATVTKQPQTQQQQQQEVTPTSSSNQSDNDQVQNLALRCVGSPKGVGVKTETPERGEIATYSLIQSSHQQFNQSTQQSPTKPTQLQQSHIKIPTYIQSSNANLSSLNLKTGNHHSNTPSSPSTSVPLSQLLLSGPNFGRGGAITTVNSAAVATHILVPTSSAPTQSHSYQMGAATIKPNVSTQTLVVQPLQKSTINDKGGHGNGPIPIQPKTQQGLRMPLQLPSRNPPPILPAPPANNQTSAAQPPPHIPVQIVGARPSSIGNPQALALVQARNACSQDGATLLNSSSSASLLTMVASIASRERGDLGKGVGLKSLQSAQEALSLAHVSHVQAQANQSPRLNQNQNCTLATSISSQSQAAISPPTLSRSSLTLPLPLVEASSASTVVAANGESVCPQPPQGKSMKRKSESDAANEEDGPPPPHLVPMSEHSPALSSSAMEAGTGPPSPSPVPSPSPALSVSRVGGGQGERAPPPQAVVKPHVLTHLIEGFVIQEGAEPFPVSGPVKEPAGEDLAMDNPDASQTETVNTATVLKCEYCKSFAPARQFRGTKRFCSLTCSKRYNVSCSQHFRLRQGLHLTHSDEDGVLRRRVPHRTSSEIASAKIAGRPLPVKCRSESSRSDDISSCEEEEDDPMSFSPASSSSCHQPPPTLRLEGSPAPHFLPGSPAQWSVEEVSQFISSLQDCEELAAHFLSQEIDGQALLLLREEHLMSTMNIKLGPALKICAHINNLKD; this is encoded by the exons CCGGTCTCTGAGGGCTCCCCTCTCCTCACAACTCATCTTTATGCCTGGTAGCACGGCAACCGCTGCCATGGCAACGGTCACCAAGCAGCCACAGactcagcagcagcaacaacaggaaGTTACACCTACTTCCTCCAGCAACCAATCAGACAATGACCAG GTGCAGAACCTGGCTTTGCGATGTGTCGGCAGTCCCAAGGGGGTCGGGGTCAAGACTGAAACCCCAGAGAGGGGTGAAATAG CAACCTACTCCCTTATACAGTCATCTCACCAGCAGTTCAACCAGTCCACTCAGCAGTCTCCCACTAAACCAACCCAACTGCAACAGTCCCACATCAAGATCCCCACCTACATCCAGAGCTCCAACgccaacctctcctctctcaacctcaAGACGGGCaaccaccactctaacaccccctcctcaccctccacctctgtcccactctcacagCTCCTCCTTTCCGGACCCAACTTTGGCCGGGGCGGGGCTATCACCACGGTGAACTCGGCCGCCGTGGCGACACACATTCTGGTGCCCACCTCCAGTGCACCCACTCAGTCCCACAGTTACCAGATGGGTGCTGCCACTATCAAGCCCAATGTTAGTACTCAAACGCTGGTGGTTCAGCCTCTGCAGAAAAGCACTATTAACGACAAGGGAGGCCATGGGAACGGTCCCATTCCAATCCAGCCCAAAACTCAACAAGGTCTCCGTATGCCACTGCAACTGCCCTCCCGCAACCCACCTCCCATCCTCCCCGCGCCCCCCGCCAACAACCAGACTAGTGCCGCCCAGCCTCCGCCGCACATCCCAGTCCAGATAGTAGGGGCCAGGCCAAGCTCCATAGGAAACCCCCAGGCATTGGCCTTGGTCCAGGCCCGGAACGCCTGTTCCCAGGACGGAGCTACCCTTCTAAATAGCTCCAGCAGCGCCAGCCTCCTCACCATGGTGGCCTCCATcgcatccagagagagaggggatttaGGCAAAGGGGTGGGTCTAAAGAGCCTTCAATCAGCCCAGGAAGCCCTCTCATTGGCCCACGTTTCTCACGTGCAAGCACAAGCAAATCAGAGTCCTAGGCTGAATCAAAATCAAAATTGCACCTTGGCCACCAGCATCTCCTCTCAGTCCCAGGCCGCCatctctcctcccaccctctcccgttcctccctcactctaccccTGCCGTTGGTTGAGGCGAGCAGTGCATCCACTGTAGTGGCTGCCAATGGAGAGTCTGTGTGTCCTCAGCCTCCCCAG GGTAAGTCGATGAAGAGGAAATCCGAGTCAGACGCAGCCAATGAGGAAGATggtcccccccctccccaccttgTTCCTATGAGTGAACactcccctgctctctcctcctccgccATGGAAGCAG GCACTGGTCCACCTTCTCCCTCCcctgttccctctccttcccctgccCTCTCAGTGTCTCGTGTGGGGGGTGGCCAGGGGGAGAGAGCCCCCCCTCCACAGGCTGTGGTCAAACCCCACGTCCTCACCCACCTCATAGAAGGCTTCGTCATCCAGGAGGGAGCTGAACCCTTCCCT GTGAGTGGGCCAGTGAAAGAGCCAGCTGGAGAAGATTTGGCAATGGACAATCCAGACGCCAGTCAGACTGAGACTGTGAATACAGCTACAG TGCTGAAGTGTGAGTACTGCAAAAGCTTTGCCCCAGCCAGACAGTTTAGAGGGACCAAGCGCTTCTGCTCCTTGACCTGTTCCAAGAG GTATAACGTGAGCTGCAGCCAGCACTTCCGCCTGCGACAGGGGCTTCACCTCACCCACTCTGACGAGGACGGGGTCCTAAGGAGGAGGGTTCCCCACAGGACCAGCTCCGAGATCGCCAGTGCCAAAATAGCCGGGAGACCCTTACCAGTCAAG TGCCGCTCCGAGTCCAGCCGTTCGGACGACATCTCCAGTtgcgaggaggaagaggacgacCCCATGTCCTTCTCCCcggcctcctcctcttcctgtcatcAGCCTCCCCCCACACTCCGATTGGAGGGCTCACCGGCGCCCCACTTCCTGCCCGGCAGCCCTGCCCAGTGGAGTGTGGAGGAAGTGTCTCAGTTCATATCATCTCTGCAAG ACTGTGAGGAGCTGGCGGCCCATTTCCTGTCTCAGGAGATTGATGGACAGGCCCTGCTGCTGCTCAGAGAGGAGCATCTCATGTCCACCATGAACATCAAGCTCGGTCCCGCCCTCAAGATCTGTGCCCACATCAACAACCTGAAAGACTGA
- the LOC139392378 gene encoding polyhomeotic-like protein 1 isoform X4 produces MYLRVNRSLRAPLSSQLIFMPGSTATAAMATVTKQPQTQQQQQQEVTPTSSSNQSDNDQVQNLALRCVGSPKGVGVKTETPERGEIATYSLIQSSHQQFNQSTQQSPTKPTQLQQSHIKIPTYIQSSNANLSSLNLKTGNHHSNTPSSPSTSVPLSQLLLSGPNFGRGGAITTVNSAAVATHILVPTSSAPTQSHSYQMGAATIKPNVSTQTLVVQPLQKSTINDKGGHGNGPIPIQPKTQQGLRMPLQLPSRNPPPILPAPPANNQTSAAQPPPHIPVQIVGARPSSIGNPQALALVQARNACSQDGATLLNSSSSASLLTMVASIASRERGDLGKGVGLKSLQSAQEALSLAHVSHVQAQANQSPRLNQNQNCTLATSISSQSQAAISPPTLSRSSLTLPLPLVEASSASTVVAANGESVCPQPPQGKSMKRKSESDAANEEDGPPPPHLVPMSEHSPALSSSAMEAGTGPPSPSPVPSPSPALSVSRVGGGQGERAPPPQAVVKPHVLTHLIEGFVIQEGAEPFPVSGPVKEPAGEDLAMDNPDASQTETVNTATVLKCEYCKSFAPARQFRGTKRFCSLTCSKRYNVSCSQHFRLRQGLHLTHSDEDGVLRRRVPHRTSSEIASAKIAGRPLPVKCRSESSRSDDISSCEEEEDDPMSFSPASSSSCHQPPPTLRLEGSPAPHFLPGSPAQWSVEEVSQFISSLQDCEELAAHFLSQEIDGQALLLLREEHLMSTMNIKLGPALKICAHINNLKD; encoded by the exons CCGGTCTCTGAGGGCTCCCCTCTCCTCACAACTCATCTTTATGCCTGGTAGCACGGCAACCGCTGCCATGGCAACGGTCACCAAGCAGCCACAGactcagcagcagcaacaacaggaaGTTACACCTACTTCCTCCAGCAACCAATCAGACAATGACCAG GTGCAGAACCTGGCTTTGCGATGTGTCGGCAGTCCCAAGGGGGTCGGGGTCAAGACTGAAACCCCAGAGAGGGGTGAAATAG CAACCTACTCCCTTATACAGTCATCTCACCAGCAGTTCAACCAGTCCACTCAGCAGTCTCCCACTAAACCAACCCAACTGCAACAGTCCCACATCAAGATCCCCACCTACATCCAGAGCTCCAACgccaacctctcctctctcaacctcaAGACGGGCaaccaccactctaacaccccctcctcaccctccacctctgtcccactctcacagCTCCTCCTTTCCGGACCCAACTTTGGCCGGGGCGGGGCTATCACCACGGTGAACTCGGCCGCCGTGGCGACACACATTCTGGTGCCCACCTCCAGTGCACCCACTCAGTCCCACAGTTACCAGATGGGTGCTGCCACTATCAAGCCCAATGTTAGTACTCAAACGCTGGTGGTTCAGCCTCTGCAGAAAAGCACTATTAACGACAAGGGAGGCCATGGGAACGGTCCCATTCCAATCCAGCCCAAAACTCAACAAGGTCTCCGTATGCCACTGCAACTGCCCTCCCGCAACCCACCTCCCATCCTCCCCGCGCCCCCCGCCAACAACCAGACTAGTGCCGCCCAGCCTCCGCCGCACATCCCAGTCCAGATAGTAGGGGCCAGGCCAAGCTCCATAGGAAACCCCCAGGCATTGGCCTTGGTCCAGGCCCGGAACGCCTGTTCCCAGGACGGAGCTACCCTTCTAAATAGCTCCAGCAGCGCCAGCCTCCTCACCATGGTGGCCTCCATcgcatccagagagagaggggatttaGGCAAAGGGGTGGGTCTAAAGAGCCTTCAATCAGCCCAGGAAGCCCTCTCATTGGCCCACGTTTCTCACGTGCAAGCACAAGCAAATCAGAGTCCTAGGCTGAATCAAAATCAAAATTGCACCTTGGCCACCAGCATCTCCTCTCAGTCCCAGGCCGCCatctctcctcccaccctctcccgttcctccctcactctaccccTGCCGTTGGTTGAGGCGAGCAGTGCATCCACTGTAGTGGCTGCCAATGGAGAGTCTGTGTGTCCTCAGCCTCCCCAG GGTAAGTCGATGAAGAGGAAATCCGAGTCAGACGCAGCCAATGAGGAAGATggtcccccccctccccaccttgTTCCTATGAGTGAACactcccctgctctctcctcctccgccATGGAAGCAG GCACTGGTCCACCTTCTCCCTCCcctgttccctctccttcccctgccCTCTCAGTGTCTCGTGTGGGGGGTGGCCAGGGGGAGAGAGCCCCCCCTCCACAGGCTGTGGTCAAACCCCACGTCCTCACCCACCTCATAGAAGGCTTCGTCATCCAGGAGGGAGCTGAACCCTTCCCT GTGAGTGGGCCAGTGAAAGAGCCAGCTGGAGAAGATTTGGCAATGGACAATCCAGACGCCAGTCAGACTGAGACTGTGAATACAGCTACAG TGCTGAAGTGTGAGTACTGCAAAAGCTTTGCCCCAGCCAGACAGTTTAGAGGGACCAAGCGCTTCTGCTCCTTGACCTGTTCCAAGAG GTATAACGTGAGCTGCAGCCAGCACTTCCGCCTGCGACAGGGGCTTCACCTCACCCACTCTGACGAGGACGGGGTCCTAAGGAGGAGGGTTCCCCACAGGACCAGCTCCGAGATCGCCAGTGCCAAAATAGCCGGGAGACCCTTACCAGTCAAG TGCCGCTCCGAGTCCAGCCGTTCGGACGACATCTCCAGTtgcgaggaggaagaggacgacCCCATGTCCTTCTCCCcggcctcctcctcttcctgtcatcAGCCTCCCCCCACACTCCGATTGGAGGGCTCACCGGCGCCCCACTTCCTGCCCGGCAGCCCTGCCCAGTGGAGTGTGGAGGAAGTGTCTCAGTTCATATCATCTCTGCAAG ACTGTGAGGAGCTGGCGGCCCATTTCCTGTCTCAGGAGATTGATGGACAGGCCCTGCTGCTGCTCAGAGAGGAGCATCTCATGTCCACCATGAACATCAAGCTCGGTCCCGCCCTCAAGATCTGTGCCCACATCAACAACCTGAAAGACTGA